The following are encoded in a window of Haloprofundus salilacus genomic DNA:
- a CDS encoding ABC transporter ATP-binding protein — MRDDVLLEVDDLKKYFKVNQGWISSLMQSVSGGEPEYVHAVDGVSFNLHEGETLGLAGESGCGKTTTGMSLVKLHEPTDGDIVYNGKQLSEASDDELKEFRQNAQMIFQDPFESLNPRMTVYDIVAEPLRIHDIRNETARVHRALEFAELLPPEQYFDQYPHELSGGQRQRIAIARALVLDPDFIVADEPVSMLDVSLRAGVLSLLDRMTEEFGLSVVYISHDLSLLRHMCDRLAIMYMGKIVEKGPTDQVIENPQHPYTQALINAVPVPDPDVGRERVELQGEVGDVIDIPTGCRFKARCPKYIGDVCDEVVPPLEQKTDVDVEQDIACHLYESAEGYDPYEELEGGRQDDDVAASDDTESAPADD, encoded by the coding sequence ATGCGAGACGATGTGCTGCTCGAAGTTGACGACCTCAAGAAATACTTCAAAGTCAACCAAGGGTGGATATCGAGTCTGATGCAGTCGGTCTCCGGCGGTGAACCCGAGTACGTTCACGCGGTCGACGGCGTCAGCTTCAACCTCCACGAGGGCGAGACGCTGGGGTTGGCGGGCGAATCCGGCTGCGGCAAGACCACGACAGGGATGTCGCTTGTGAAGCTCCACGAGCCGACCGACGGCGACATCGTCTACAACGGTAAGCAGCTCTCGGAGGCCAGCGACGACGAACTCAAGGAGTTCAGGCAGAACGCACAGATGATCTTCCAGGACCCCTTCGAGAGCCTCAACCCCCGAATGACGGTGTACGACATCGTCGCCGAGCCGCTGCGCATCCACGACATCCGCAACGAGACCGCGCGGGTCCACCGTGCGCTGGAGTTCGCGGAGCTCCTGCCGCCCGAACAGTACTTCGACCAGTACCCCCACGAACTGTCGGGCGGGCAGCGCCAGCGGATCGCCATCGCGCGCGCACTCGTGCTCGATCCGGACTTTATCGTCGCCGACGAACCGGTGTCGATGCTCGACGTGAGCCTCCGGGCCGGGGTGCTGTCGCTGCTCGACCGGATGACCGAGGAGTTCGGGCTGTCGGTCGTCTACATCAGTCACGACCTCTCGCTGCTCAGACACATGTGCGACCGCCTCGCCATCATGTACATGGGCAAAATCGTCGAGAAAGGGCCGACGGACCAGGTGATCGAGAACCCCCAACATCCCTACACGCAGGCGCTCATCAACGCGGTGCCCGTCCCTGACCCGGACGTGGGCCGCGAGCGCGTCGAGCTACAGGGCGAAGTGGGCGACGTCATCGACATCCCGACCGGCTGTCGGTTCAAAGCCCGCTGTCCGAAGTACATCGGCGACGTCTGCGACGAGGTCGTCCCGCCGCTCGAACAGAAGACAGACGTCGATGTAGAGCAGGACATCGCCTGTCACCTCTACGAGAGCGCCGAGGGGTACGACCCCTACGAGGAGCTGGAAGGCGGCCGTCAAGACGACGACGTCGCCGCGAGCGACGACACCGAGTCGGCACCAGCGGACGACTAA
- a CDS encoding ABC transporter ATP-binding protein: protein MSLLEVNDLEVYYETEDGPAQAVDGVSFELEEGENLGIVGESGCGKTTLAKAIIGILPDAGYVNSGSINFKGDDLTELSGPERRRLKWEEISMIAQSAMNSLDPVYTIREQIVEAVETHRPGTGRVESDEMVTEMFELVGLDPERADDYPHQFSGGMRQRAMIAMALVLEPSLMLADEPTTALDVIMQDQILKRISSIQEEINSSMLVITHDVSVVAETCDRVLVMYAGKVAEEGPVDEIFNQPYHPYTIGLKRAFPNIRMENQDLLSIAGYPPELVDPPQGCRFAERCPMATDRCRREEPEAHYKNGLRSYCHYADEIDAELRPYADDARTWEQTAAAQNVGGD from the coding sequence ATGAGTTTACTCGAAGTCAACGACCTCGAAGTCTACTACGAAACCGAAGACGGACCGGCGCAGGCGGTCGACGGCGTCTCGTTCGAGCTCGAAGAGGGCGAGAACCTCGGCATCGTCGGCGAATCCGGCTGCGGCAAGACAACGCTCGCGAAGGCGATAATCGGCATCCTCCCGGACGCCGGCTACGTCAACAGCGGCAGCATCAATTTCAAAGGCGACGACCTCACCGAACTGTCCGGTCCTGAACGTCGCCGCCTCAAGTGGGAGGAGATCTCGATGATCGCCCAGTCGGCGATGAACTCGCTGGACCCGGTGTACACCATCCGCGAACAGATCGTCGAGGCCGTCGAGACCCACCGACCGGGGACAGGTCGCGTCGAGTCCGACGAGATGGTGACCGAGATGTTCGAACTCGTGGGGCTGGACCCCGAGCGCGCCGACGACTACCCGCACCAGTTCTCGGGTGGGATGCGCCAGCGGGCGATGATCGCGATGGCGCTGGTGCTCGAACCGTCGCTGATGCTGGCCGACGAGCCGACGACGGCGCTCGACGTCATCATGCAAGACCAGATTCTCAAGCGCATCAGCTCCATCCAGGAGGAGATCAACTCCTCGATGCTGGTCATCACCCACGACGTGAGCGTCGTCGCCGAGACGTGCGACCGCGTTCTCGTGATGTACGCCGGAAAGGTCGCCGAGGAGGGGCCTGTCGACGAGATATTCAACCAGCCGTACCACCCCTACACCATCGGTCTGAAGCGGGCGTTTCCCAACATCCGGATGGAGAACCAGGACCTGCTTTCGATCGCGGGCTACCCGCCGGAACTCGTGGACCCGCCGCAGGGCTGTCGGTTCGCCGAGCGGTGCCCGATGGCGACCGACCGGTGCCGCAGGGAGGAACCCGAAGCGCACTACAAGAACGGCCTACGGTCGTACTGCCACTACGCCGACGAGATAGACGCGGAACTGCGGCCGTACGCCGACGACGCGAGGACCTGGGAACAGACCGCCGCGGCCCAGAACGTGGGAGGTGACTGA
- a CDS encoding ABC transporter substrate-binding protein, with protein sequence MTALAGCAGGNENDGGNKSGNGNGSGDNEGASAGSGLSTYTYVNNAQSYNPPRHDAINLIADQFSDLGLDMEVDVLEWGTLFSRVSEEYNYSFATWHTFFVSEPVTELNNLFNSGNTGPGQGNYSGYENPDLDEMMQSYLAEPDPDTRINQAHEIQKTLMDDVPTMPITHMPQAAIYNKNQVGNWQADLANGFNSYWTMINLEMKGGENTLKGYWPETLSTMNVLGHNDESKHVYQFNMMYDFLVQLNNNAEPDPEVSLATDWNRVDETTMEYTIRTDHSWHDGEDLTAEDVAFTYNYISENEVPLYSTQSQYIDNAEVVDEQTVRINMSQPLGPFNLAVANLLPIIPEHKWADRDNPSQANIQEPVGSGPMMFDYWEKGSEFGMTKFDDHFAPVSFEKRFWRVIPEASTVWENLINGDLNYEPFGRIDRSLDQNQDNENIGTTFQTAPTFWMFTPNEREQGLDDKQLRKALVETIPRTPIVDQILFGFPETGFNIVSSAFGPLHTEDVTKYEESKEAARSRLEEAGYTWDDNDMLQAPSGN encoded by the coding sequence ATGACGGCCTTAGCCGGTTGTGCCGGAGGAAACGAGAACGACGGCGGAAACAAAAGCGGAAACGGGAACGGGAGCGGCGACAACGAAGGTGCTAGCGCGGGTTCGGGCCTTTCCACGTACACCTACGTCAACAACGCGCAGAGCTACAACCCCCCGAGACACGACGCGATAAACCTCATCGCGGACCAGTTCAGCGACCTCGGACTGGATATGGAGGTCGACGTTCTCGAATGGGGTACCTTGTTCAGCCGCGTGTCCGAGGAGTACAACTACAGCTTCGCGACGTGGCACACGTTCTTCGTTTCGGAACCGGTGACGGAACTGAACAACCTGTTCAACTCCGGGAACACCGGTCCGGGTCAGGGTAACTACTCCGGCTACGAGAACCCCGACCTCGACGAGATGATGCAGAGCTACCTGGCCGAACCGGACCCCGACACCCGAATCAACCAGGCGCACGAGATCCAAAAGACGCTGATGGACGACGTGCCGACGATGCCCATCACGCACATGCCACAGGCGGCCATCTACAACAAAAATCAGGTCGGCAACTGGCAGGCGGACCTCGCCAACGGCTTCAACTCCTACTGGACGATGATCAACCTGGAGATGAAGGGCGGCGAGAACACCCTGAAGGGCTATTGGCCCGAGACGCTCTCGACGATGAACGTGCTCGGCCACAACGACGAGAGCAAGCACGTCTACCAGTTCAACATGATGTACGACTTCTTGGTCCAGCTCAACAACAACGCAGAGCCCGACCCCGAGGTCAGCCTCGCGACGGACTGGAACCGGGTCGACGAGACCACGATGGAGTACACCATCCGCACCGACCACTCGTGGCACGACGGCGAAGACCTCACCGCCGAGGACGTCGCGTTCACGTACAACTACATCAGCGAGAACGAGGTGCCGCTGTACTCGACGCAGTCGCAGTACATCGACAACGCCGAGGTCGTCGACGAGCAGACGGTTCGCATCAACATGTCGCAGCCGCTCGGTCCGTTCAACCTCGCGGTCGCGAACCTCCTGCCCATCATCCCCGAACACAAGTGGGCCGACCGCGACAATCCGAGCCAGGCGAACATCCAAGAGCCGGTCGGCAGCGGCCCGATGATGTTCGACTACTGGGAGAAAGGAAGCGAGTTCGGCATGACGAAGTTCGACGACCACTTCGCGCCCGTCTCCTTCGAAAAGCGGTTCTGGCGCGTCATCCCCGAGGCGTCGACGGTGTGGGAGAACCTCATCAACGGCGACCTCAACTACGAGCCGTTCGGTCGCATCGACCGCAGCCTCGACCAGAACCAAGACAACGAGAACATCGGGACGACGTTCCAGACCGCGCCGACGTTCTGGATGTTCACGCCGAACGAGCGCGAACAAGGTCTCGACGACAAACAGCTGCGGAAGGCGCTGGTCGAAACCATCCCGCGGACGCCCATCGTCGACCAGATTCTGTTCGGCTTCCCGGAGACCGGGTTCAACATCGTCTCGTCGGCGTTCGGCCCGCTCCACACAGAGGACGTGACGAAGTACGAGGAGAGTAAGGAGGCCGCGCGGAGCCGACTCGAAGAAGCCGGCTACACGTGGGACGACAACGATATGCTCCAAGCGCCGAGCGGTAACTAA
- a CDS encoding succinylglutamate desuccinylase/aspartoacylase family protein, with protein MKLGTAESAPGDVATGYLSVTELPTGQSEQVPVVVVDGEKPGPTIWVTGTIHGDEPTGMEAIHEFVDRIRDEPLAGAVVCIPVMNPSGLRTNARTSYYGGEDPNRYFGIEGGDGETPPSVQQLICDRVYEEIKASADAVISLHTSWIATYPYTIRPRVSYGERREETAARELRDRLVELVDAFGLPAVNQFGHDETTQRSLDHTLTGAAIGDGIPAFTPELGGRFVVEKDVCEAAVVGLQNVLYASGMVSEPAAARMAFELPAEDNLKRLVHPHTDTAGVVRYRVREGEWVEPGQVVADIVTPTGETETEVRVEHPGYVLSRYEGVAVYENDPLLDMAVPDDEPLLRKSHD; from the coding sequence ATGAAGCTCGGGACCGCAGAATCGGCGCCCGGCGACGTTGCCACCGGCTACCTCTCGGTCACCGAGTTGCCGACGGGTCAATCGGAGCAGGTGCCGGTCGTCGTCGTCGATGGGGAGAAACCGGGACCGACGATTTGGGTGACCGGGACGATCCACGGCGACGAGCCAACCGGAATGGAGGCGATTCACGAGTTCGTGGACCGTATCCGAGATGAACCGCTCGCGGGAGCCGTCGTCTGCATCCCGGTGATGAACCCGTCCGGACTCCGGACGAACGCTCGAACCTCGTACTACGGCGGCGAGGACCCGAACCGGTACTTCGGTATTGAGGGCGGAGACGGCGAGACGCCGCCGAGCGTCCAGCAGCTGATCTGCGACCGTGTCTACGAGGAGATCAAAGCGAGCGCCGACGCGGTCATCTCGCTTCACACGTCCTGGATCGCGACGTACCCGTACACGATTCGACCGCGCGTGAGCTACGGAGAACGCCGAGAAGAAACGGCGGCGAGAGAGCTACGCGACCGCCTCGTCGAACTCGTCGATGCGTTCGGGCTCCCCGCTGTCAACCAGTTCGGACACGACGAAACCACGCAGCGGTCGCTCGACCACACGCTGACTGGCGCGGCTATCGGAGACGGGATTCCGGCGTTCACGCCGGAGCTCGGTGGTCGGTTCGTGGTGGAGAAAGACGTCTGCGAGGCGGCCGTCGTCGGACTGCAGAACGTGCTCTACGCGTCCGGGATGGTGTCGGAACCGGCGGCGGCGCGGATGGCGTTCGAGTTGCCCGCCGAGGACAACCTTAAACGGCTCGTCCACCCGCACACGGACACCGCTGGAGTCGTTCGATACAGAGTGCGGGAGGGTGAGTGGGTCGAGCCGGGACAGGTGGTTGCGGATATCGTCACTCCCACCGGAGAGACGGAGACCGAGGTGCGAGTCGAGCACCCGGGCTACGTCCTCAGCCGGTACGAGGGCGTCGCAGTCTACGAGAACGACCCGCTCCTCGATATGGCGGTCCCGGACGACGAGCCACTGCTACGGAAGAGTCATGACTAA
- a CDS encoding haloacid dehalogenase type II, with the protein MPLQPERISTVTFDSYSTLVDVDAAEQALAERVDDPEPVSKLWRARSLEYTFVANQIDAYQPFYEMNRDALQYALDVYDVDIGTDERDEILAVYHELDVFDDVRAGIERLREGGYDCYVVSNGNPEMLDSMVDHANIGDLVADTISADEVRTFKPAAELYRHAAARTGTPIDEIVHVTAGWFDVMGARHAGMQGVWVDRKGSPWETFGGDPDLTIETFFELAEALGV; encoded by the coding sequence ATGCCGTTACAACCCGAGCGGATCTCGACGGTGACGTTCGACTCGTATAGCACGCTCGTGGACGTTGACGCGGCGGAGCAGGCGTTGGCCGAACGAGTAGACGACCCCGAACCCGTGTCGAAACTCTGGCGGGCGCGGTCGCTCGAGTACACGTTCGTCGCCAACCAGATCGACGCCTACCAGCCGTTCTACGAGATGAACCGGGACGCCTTGCAGTACGCGCTCGACGTCTACGATGTCGACATCGGGACCGACGAACGCGACGAAATTCTCGCAGTCTACCACGAACTGGACGTGTTCGACGACGTCAGAGCGGGCATCGAACGCCTGCGCGAGGGCGGCTACGACTGCTACGTCGTCTCGAACGGCAACCCCGAAATGCTCGACTCGATGGTCGACCACGCGAACATCGGCGACCTCGTCGCGGACACGATAAGCGCCGACGAGGTGCGGACGTTCAAACCCGCCGCCGAACTCTACCGTCACGCCGCGGCGCGGACCGGAACGCCCATTGACGAGATCGTCCACGTGACCGCCGGCTGGTTCGACGTCATGGGCGCTCGACACGCGGGGATGCAGGGTGTCTGGGTCGACCGGAAAGGCTCGCCGTGGGAGACGTTCGGCGGAGATCCTGACCTCACCATCGAGACGTTCTTCGAGTTGGCGGAGGCGCTGGGCGTCTAA
- a CDS encoding ABC transporter permease, with the protein MGKASFVIRRTLQLVVTLWAVGTVLFGLFRLMPGDPTSYVVSSQMTQEARQQIIASYGLDQPLHIQYIKFLENLVMLNFGQSFHSNQPVTDVIATYLPNTLILMLTAFISAYAIGITIGVLSGWYRGSRFEKNAVIVALTARSVPTFYVGLIVLWIFGANLGVIPMSGMTSLGTQSTSFWQMVFSLDFLHHLLAPALVLGFYFMGYPLLIMRSSMLEVLSEDFIDVCRAKGLKERTIMFRHAARNALLPIVTAAAIALGYAVGGSVLIETVFAWPGLGREMVRAVLRRDFPVAQGTFMVLATTIIFLNFVADLAYGYLDPRVTYD; encoded by the coding sequence ATGGGAAAAGCGAGTTTCGTCATCAGACGTACATTACAACTTGTCGTGACGCTCTGGGCGGTCGGAACAGTGCTGTTCGGTCTGTTTCGGCTCATGCCCGGCGATCCGACGTCGTACGTAGTCTCTTCGCAGATGACACAAGAGGCACGTCAACAGATCATCGCGAGCTACGGGCTTGACCAGCCGCTACACATTCAGTACATCAAATTCCTAGAAAATCTGGTGATGTTGAATTTCGGTCAGTCGTTTCACTCTAACCAGCCAGTCACGGACGTCATCGCGACCTACCTGCCGAACACGCTCATACTCATGCTGACGGCGTTCATCTCGGCCTACGCCATCGGAATCACGATCGGCGTGCTATCGGGGTGGTACCGCGGTTCGCGATTCGAGAAGAACGCGGTCATCGTCGCGCTGACCGCCCGGAGCGTCCCCACCTTCTACGTCGGGCTGATCGTCCTGTGGATCTTCGGCGCAAACCTGGGCGTCATCCCGATGAGCGGGATGACCAGCCTCGGCACTCAGAGCACGAGCTTTTGGCAGATGGTGTTCTCGCTGGACTTCCTGCACCACCTCCTCGCGCCGGCGCTGGTGTTGGGCTTCTACTTCATGGGCTACCCGCTTCTCATCATGCGCTCCAGCATGCTCGAAGTGCTCTCGGAGGACTTCATCGACGTCTGCCGCGCGAAGGGGCTGAAAGAGCGGACGATCATGTTCAGACACGCCGCGCGGAACGCGCTCTTGCCCATCGTCACGGCGGCAGCCATCGCCCTCGGCTACGCCGTCGGCGGGAGCGTGCTCATCGAGACGGTGTTCGCATGGCCCGGTCTCGGTCGGGAGATGGTTCGGGCGGTGCTCCGGCGGGACTTCCCCGTCGCGCAGGGGACGTTCATGGTCCTCGCTACGACCATCATCTTCCTGAACTTCGTCGCCGACCTGGCGTACGGCTACCTCGACCCCCGGGTGACCTACGACTAG
- a CDS encoding metallopeptidase TldD-related protein — MNESDEPIAAMEWLLDRFEDDDDVAYAEVGAVSQAKTDLVVTNDGPRDELAFDETGVWCRVFADGAADYRYTTSLDEEALADMADRAVRGGKFLAQTDPARFDQFTAHRAVHGGWATGRIDDVSLETKRSTVEAGLAAADDLDLDLDRQWVNYADAHVEESTATTTGSTVRTTLDRASVTFSLSVRDGPTVRRHAGSTRGAAFLDELPDVFEDAAADARALSRADVTDAPTGETTVVLSPQAAGQLFAFVSRYLEADTCEMGLSPYSVGDELGSESLSIADTVRAGSWAARGYDAELRPTTPVQLVDDGTVTRHLHNTATGAEADAFPAGNAVHSLGFGQAPRIHARHLEVEPGDTTRAALREGADVLVERFDEPWLRNEFERVQRPGVMPASALYARDIERKIDERSDRGCAEFPVAEGYRLRDDERVGRVEGVSLSYNPVTLRGVMAVGGVRDTVTGVDEKHKSQIPYAVTAPGVRLRATLRSTE, encoded by the coding sequence ATGAACGAGAGCGACGAACCGATAGCGGCGATGGAGTGGTTGCTCGACCGCTTCGAGGACGACGACGACGTCGCGTACGCCGAGGTGGGGGCCGTCTCGCAGGCGAAGACGGATCTCGTCGTGACCAACGACGGTCCGCGAGACGAACTCGCGTTCGACGAGACGGGCGTTTGGTGTCGGGTCTTCGCCGATGGCGCCGCCGACTACCGGTACACGACGAGTTTGGACGAGGAGGCGCTGGCGGACATGGCTGACAGAGCGGTTCGCGGCGGCAAGTTCCTCGCGCAGACCGACCCCGCCCGATTCGATCAGTTCACCGCTCACAGAGCTGTCCACGGCGGGTGGGCGACCGGCCGAATCGACGACGTGTCGCTGGAGACGAAGCGGTCGACCGTCGAAGCGGGACTCGCAGCGGCGGACGACCTCGACCTCGACCTTGACCGGCAGTGGGTCAACTACGCCGACGCGCACGTCGAGGAGTCGACGGCGACGACAACCGGGAGCACCGTCCGCACGACGCTGGACCGCGCGAGCGTGACGTTCAGCCTCTCGGTTCGCGACGGCCCGACGGTTAGACGCCACGCCGGGTCAACGCGGGGGGCTGCGTTCCTCGACGAACTCCCTGACGTGTTCGAGGACGCGGCCGCCGACGCGCGGGCGTTGTCGCGGGCGGACGTGACCGACGCGCCGACCGGCGAGACGACGGTCGTTCTGAGTCCGCAGGCGGCGGGACAGTTGTTCGCGTTCGTCTCGCGCTACCTCGAAGCCGACACCTGCGAAATGGGGCTGAGTCCGTACAGCGTCGGCGACGAACTCGGCTCGGAGTCGCTCTCGATAGCCGACACTGTTCGCGCTGGATCCTGGGCGGCCCGCGGCTACGACGCCGAACTCCGGCCGACAACGCCGGTGCAACTGGTCGACGACGGAACCGTGACGCGACACCTCCACAACACCGCGACAGGAGCCGAGGCGGACGCATTCCCCGCCGGAAACGCTGTCCACAGTCTCGGGTTCGGACAGGCACCGCGGATTCACGCCCGCCACCTGGAGGTCGAACCCGGCGACACCACCCGCGCGGCCCTCCGCGAGGGGGCCGATGTGCTCGTCGAGCGATTCGACGAGCCGTGGCTTCGCAACGAGTTCGAGCGCGTCCAGCGGCCGGGCGTCATGCCCGCCAGCGCGCTCTACGCGAGGGACATAGAGCGGAAGATAGACGAGCGATCCGACAGGGGCTGCGCCGAGTTCCCCGTCGCGGAGGGCTACCGGCTTCGAGACGATGAACGCGTCGGTCGCGTTGAGGGCGTGTCGCTTTCGTACAACCCCGTGACGCTTCGCGGGGTGATGGCCGTCGGGGGTGTTCGCGACACCGTCACGGGCGTCGACGAGAAGCACAAATCACAGATTCCGTACGCGGTGACCGCACCCGGCGTTCGCCTCCGGGCGACGCTTCGCAGCACGGAGTAA
- a CDS encoding cytochrome P450, whose amino-acid sequence MSGETRTPADELPPGPDGLPVVGSAVASIRGGLDFSERMAREYGDIVHWEEPRGHVYQLNHPDDIEHVLVQNNQRYEKGEGFQKVLGPLLGNGILNSEGEEWRRNRRLVQPSFHPDRIQVYAGMMTDLTATMLEAWDDGETFSIHDEMMELTLRIVTKALFGVDIDEYVDEIESAINAFLPATSSLPNVLLPADVPLPSRRRMAKARETLDRVVDGIVRQKKRSPGEHDVISMLLEARDEQGNPLGENQIRDEAITLLTAGHETTAVSLTYTVFVLAQHPKVEAKLVDELDRVLDGDRPTMADVPNLTYTERIVKESMRLYPPVPRIVRESVQPDVIGGYRVPTGSQIMMNQWVVHRDSRWYDDPLAFEPERWTGEFERSLPRLAYFPFAAGPRRCIGDRFAMLEARLILAMLYQQYHFELVSDRSIEVVPTVTSRPKEVIVVTIHER is encoded by the coding sequence ATGAGTGGTGAGACGAGAACTCCAGCGGACGAGTTGCCCCCCGGACCCGACGGGCTTCCGGTCGTGGGGTCGGCGGTGGCTTCCATCCGCGGCGGATTGGATTTCAGCGAGCGAATGGCGCGCGAATACGGCGACATCGTCCACTGGGAAGAGCCTCGCGGCCACGTCTACCAACTCAATCACCCGGACGATATCGAGCACGTGCTCGTCCAGAACAACCAACGCTACGAGAAAGGCGAGGGATTTCAGAAAGTTCTCGGACCACTTCTGGGCAACGGTATCTTGAACAGCGAAGGCGAGGAGTGGAGACGCAACCGTCGACTGGTGCAACCCTCGTTTCATCCCGACCGAATTCAGGTCTACGCGGGGATGATGACCGACCTCACGGCGACAATGCTCGAAGCGTGGGACGACGGCGAGACGTTTTCGATACACGACGAGATGATGGAGTTGACGCTCCGAATCGTCACGAAGGCGCTGTTCGGCGTCGACATCGACGAGTACGTCGACGAGATCGAGTCGGCCATCAACGCGTTCCTCCCTGCGACGTCCAGTCTCCCGAACGTCTTGCTCCCCGCAGACGTTCCGCTTCCCTCCCGCCGCCGGATGGCGAAGGCGCGCGAGACGTTAGACCGGGTCGTCGACGGCATCGTTCGGCAGAAGAAGCGCAGCCCGGGCGAACATGATGTCATCTCGATGCTGCTCGAAGCGCGCGACGAGCAGGGAAACCCGCTCGGCGAGAACCAGATTCGCGACGAGGCGATTACGCTGTTGACCGCCGGTCACGAGACGACGGCCGTTTCGCTGACGTACACGGTGTTCGTACTCGCCCAGCATCCGAAAGTCGAGGCGAAACTGGTCGACGAACTCGACCGCGTTCTCGACGGCGACCGCCCGACGATGGCCGACGTTCCGAACTTAACGTACACCGAACGGATCGTCAAGGAGTCGATGCGGCTCTATCCGCCAGTCCCCCGCATCGTCCGCGAGTCCGTCCAACCGGACGTCATCGGCGGGTATCGCGTCCCCACAGGGTCGCAGATCATGATGAACCAGTGGGTCGTCCACCGCGATTCGCGGTGGTACGACGACCCGCTCGCGTTCGAACCAGAGCGCTGGACAGGCGAGTTCGAACGCTCGCTCCCCCGACTGGCGTATTTCCCCTTCGCCGCAGGGCCCCGGAGATGCATCGGTGACCGGTTCGCGATGCTGGAAGCACGTCTGATACTAGCGATGCTCTACCAGCAGTATCACTTCGAGTTGGTCTCTGACCGGAGTATCGAAGTTGTTCCGACGGTGACGTCGCGGCCGAAAGAGGTTATCGTCGTCACGATTCACGAGCGCTAA
- a CDS encoding PadR family transcriptional regulator, giving the protein MNDLSGFQRDLLYVISGFDQPSGQNVKDELEQYIDGEINHGQLYPNLDTLVNKGYVEKGPLDRRTNYYTITEEGREAIRNRRSWENQRTSIEA; this is encoded by the coding sequence ATGAACGATTTGAGTGGATTCCAACGTGACCTGCTGTACGTGATTTCGGGGTTCGACCAACCGTCTGGACAGAACGTCAAAGACGAACTCGAACAGTACATCGACGGCGAGATCAACCACGGACAGCTGTACCCTAACCTCGACACCCTCGTGAACAAGGGATACGTCGAAAAAGGACCGTTAGACCGCCGGACGAACTACTACACGATCACGGAAGAAGGAAGGGAGGCGATCCGTAACCGACGGTCGTGGGAGAACCAACGGACGTCGATCGAGGCGTAG
- a CDS encoding ABC transporter permease, which produces MAQEEHTSRSIFADLDDSSSSDEEINKWQRTARLWRETLRDHWGKLTDELSVKLSLVTVAAFVLIAIFAPVIATHQPLKRQYQGDAEIIIDKWAEPSILGADTPYILGTTAEGFDIFSQLVYGTRAALMVGLIAAVFTAGIGTLVGLVAGYYGGKVDDALMRLVDFLYGMPLLPTVIVLVAVMGPNLWNIIFALIILQWRSTARVIRSQALSLRERPFVKAAEVAGAGDWHIISRHLAPNVLPLTFLYGSFGIAWAILAEAGVSFIGLGDPNTVSWGTMLQASRAYSALQFGAWWWFVPPGICIGLLVISGFLIGRGYEEITNPKLQ; this is translated from the coding sequence ATGGCACAAGAAGAACACACCAGTCGGTCGATATTCGCCGACCTCGACGACAGCAGTTCGTCCGACGAGGAGATCAACAAGTGGCAACGGACGGCCCGCCTCTGGCGCGAGACGCTTCGCGACCACTGGGGGAAGCTGACCGACGAACTGTCGGTCAAGCTCTCACTCGTCACCGTGGCGGCGTTCGTGCTCATCGCCATCTTCGCGCCGGTCATAGCGACTCATCAGCCGCTGAAGCGCCAGTACCAGGGCGACGCGGAGATAATCATCGACAAGTGGGCCGAGCCGTCGATTCTCGGCGCCGACACCCCCTACATCCTCGGGACGACCGCAGAGGGGTTCGACATCTTCAGCCAGCTCGTGTACGGCACGCGGGCGGCGCTGATGGTCGGCCTCATCGCGGCGGTGTTCACCGCCGGTATCGGAACGCTCGTCGGTCTCGTCGCGGGCTACTACGGCGGGAAGGTCGACGACGCGCTGATGCGGTTAGTCGACTTCCTGTACGGGATGCCGCTGCTGCCGACGGTCATCGTGCTCGTCGCGGTGATGGGGCCGAACCTCTGGAACATCATCTTCGCGCTGATAATCCTCCAGTGGCGCTCGACCGCCCGCGTCATCCGATCGCAGGCGCTCTCGCTCCGCGAGCGACCGTTCGTAAAAGCCGCGGAGGTCGCCGGCGCGGGCGACTGGCACATCATCAGCAGACATCTCGCGCCCAACGTCCTGCCGCTGACGTTCCTCTACGGTTCGTTCGGCATCGCGTGGGCCATCCTGGCCGAGGCGGGCGTCTCGTTCATCGGTCTCGGCGACCCGAACACCGTCTCGTGGGGCACGATGCTCCAAGCGTCGCGGGCGTACTCGGCGCTCCAGTTCGGCGCGTGGTGGTGGTTCGTGCCGCCGGGAATCTGCATCGGACTGCTCGTGATCAGCGGCTTCCTCATCGGCCGCGGCTACGAAGAGATAACTAACCCCAAGCTACAATGA